One genomic window of Meles meles chromosome 3, mMelMel3.1 paternal haplotype, whole genome shotgun sequence includes the following:
- the LOC123938987 gene encoding olfactory receptor 2W3-like, with protein sequence MDGTNESTQGNFILLGFSDRPHLERILFVVILIAYLLTLVGNTTIILVSRLDPHLHTPMYFFLTHLSFLDLSFTTSSIPQLLYNLNGHDKTISYTGCAIQLFLFLGLGGVECLLLAVMAYDRFVAVCKPLHYMVVMNPQLCLGLVSMAWGCGVANSLIMSPMTLWLPRCGYCKVDHFLCEMPALIRMACVNTAAVEGIAFILAVGIVLSPLVFILVSYGYIVRAVLSIRSSSGRHKVFNTCGSHLTVVSLFYGNIIYMYMQPGTSSSKDQGKFLTLFYNIVTPLLNPLIYTLRNKEVKGALKRMLCL encoded by the coding sequence ATGGATGGGACCAATGAGAGCACCCAGGGAAATTTCATCCTTTTGGGGTTTTCTGACCGCCCCCATCTGGAGAGGATCCTCTTTGTGGTCATCTTGATTGCATATCTCCTGACCCTTGTGGGCAACACCACCATCATCCTGGTGTCCCGTTTGGACCCCCACCTCCACactcccatgtacttcttcctcaccCACCTATCCTTCCTGGACCTCAGTTTCACCACCAGCTCCATCCCTCAGCTGCTCTATAACCTGAATGGGCATGACAAGACCATCAGCTACACAGGCTGTGCCATCCAGCTCTTCCTGTTTCTGGGCCTGGGTGGTGTAGAGTGCCTGCTCCTGGCAGTCATGGCATATGACCGGTTTGTTGCAGTCTGCAAGCCCCTTCACTACATGGTGGTCATGAATCCACAACTCTGCTTGGGCTTGGTGTCGATGGCCTGGGGCTGTGGGGTGGCCAACTCTTTAATCATGTCTCCAATGACTCTGTGGCTGCCCCGTTGTGGGTACTGCAAAGTAGACCACTTCCTGTGTGAAATGCCTGCTCTGATCCGGATGGCCTGTGTCAATACAGCTGCCGTTGAAGGCATCGCCTTTATTTTGGCTGTGGGCATTGTTCTGTCACCCTTGGTGTTCATCCTGGTCTCCTATGGCTACATTGTGAGAGCTGTATTAAGTATTCGGTCATCCTCAGGGAGGCACAAAGTCTTCAACACCTGTGGTTCCCATCTCACAGTGGTTTCTCTCTTTTATGGGAACATCATCTACATGTACATGCAACCAGGAACCAGCtcctccaaagaccaaggaaagtTTCTCACTCTTTTCTACAACATTGTCACACCACTCCTGAATCCCCTAATCTACACACTCAGAAACAAAGAGGTGAAGGGGGCATTAAAAAGAATG